Part of the Cloacibacterium caeni genome is shown below.
AGCATCAATATGCAAAAGATGAAGGCTTCGGCGAATATATTTTAGAAGAAAATCTACCAGAACATGCTACAGCTTTCGAGGCGATTACGGGTTTATTAACTCATCCAGATTTTGGCGTTATCGAAAACCCAGAAAGCATCAAAGCAATTGGTCACAGAGTAGTTCACGGTGGCGAAAAATTCACAAAAACGCAAATCATTACTCCTGAGGTGAAAGAAGCGATAAAAACTTTGATTCCATTAGCTCCACTTCATAATCCGGCAAACTTAATTGGGATAGAAGCTTCTGAAAAATTCTTTCCAAATGCAGTTCAGGTAGCAGTTTTTGATACAGCGTTTTTCGCTACACTTCCAGAACACGCTTACCGATATGCTATTCCTAAAAAATTCTATACAGATAATAGCATTAGAGTGTATGGTTTCCATGGAACAAGCCACAAATTTGTATACAATGAAGCCAAAAAAATTCTGAAAAATGACCATTTAAAAGCCATTACCATTCACTTAGGAAACGGCGCAAGTATGGCTGCAGTAAATGAAAACGGAGAAAGTATAGATACGACTTTAGGTTTCGGCCCACTTTGTGGATTGGCGATGGGAACCAGAAGTGGCGATATAGATCCTTCTGTGATTTTTTACATGGTAGAAGAATTAGGCTTTTCTTTACAAGAGGTGAAAAACATATTGAATAAAGAAAGTGGAATGCTAGGTTTAGGCGGAAGCAGTGATGCAAGAGACATCAACGAAAAATGTGAACAAGGCGACGCTGATGCAAAACTGACTTTAGAATTATATACTTACAGAATTAAAAAATACATTGGTTCTTATTTTGCTTCACTCAATGGAATTGATACCATTATTTTCACGGCTGGTTTAGGAGAAAATGATGCTGTGGTAAGAAGTTGGTCTTGTAAAAATTTAGAAGCTCTTGGTATAAAGCTAGACGAAGAAGCGAATGTGAAATTTAATCACACCAAAGTTCCTGTAGAAATTCAAGCTCCAGAAAGCAAGGTGAAAATTCTGATTATTCCTACCAACGAAGAATTAGAAATTGCACAGCAAACGTATGAATTGATTCAGTAATTAGACTTTAAATAATAGAAAATGATAAGAATTTGGACTAAGAATATTAGTCCAAATTTTATTTTAAAGGAAGTTTTAGAAATTTTATGTCGGAAAATAAGCATTCCCAAAAGTGAGCCTACACTTCCGCCAAGAAATGAGAGCAATAAAAGGACAAACTCCGAAATTCTATATCCACCACGAGTTGCGTTTCTTTTGTCAAAACCAAATAACAAAAAACTAAAAGTAGAAATAATAAGTATATAATTCAATATCATTTCAACATAAAGGCTAATGGAATAGAAAGTCTTTTTGTCCAAGATTTTTCGCTGTGGTCTTCACCTTCAAATTTTAAAGTTTGCCAGTTTTTCTTCCCATACTTTTTAGCTTTCATAATCTCATCTACTTTTATTTGATAAGGCTCATACATTTTATCAAGCGTTTCTGTACCGAAATCAAAATAGATTTTATGCGTTTTAGGATTGGGTAAATTGGCTTTCAAATAATTTCGAAAAGCAAGAGGAATAGGATTATTTTCTGACGCAAAAATTCCTGGCCAATGTGTAGAAATACAAATTGCACCGCCAAAAACTTCAGGATATTCACAAATAGCATACATAGAAATCAATCCGCCCATAGAACTTCCCATCATAAAAGTGTGTGGAGCATCTGTATAAGTGCTATAATTTTTATCTACAAAAGATTTGAGTTCTTTTACTAAAAATTTCAAATATTCATCTGAATAGATTTTACCACCAAAAAGTGATTGGTCTTTATTTCTGAAAAGATTGTATAGAGAATCTTGCTTTTTTTGAGACAAACTTTCAAAAGGTTTCTGCGGAAAATATTCGCTATGACGGTTTTTGTCAGCATTGTCTATGGCAACTACAATCGTAGGTTTTATTTTCTTTTCACGAATGAGTCTTCCTAAATTTTCGTCTAGTTTCCATTCTTGCTTGTTCCAAGTGATGTTTTCGTCCCAAAGCATTTGTCCGTCATTGGCATAGAGAACTTGGTGTTTTACCTTTGGATTATAATTTTCGGGAAGCCAAATTCTCACGGTTCTTTCTCCGATGATTTCGGATTTAAAATTTTTGTATTCTATGATTTTTCCAGAAGAAACTTTTGGCGTTTGTCCGAAAGTAAAAAGGGAAAAGAGAAGTAATACTAGGTTTTTCATTCGTTAAAATTTTGAATAAAATTACGAATTAAAACAAAACTCCCAAACTAAATAGTTTGGGAGTTTTTATCATAGCACGCTTCGACTTCGCTCAGCGCACGGAAACAAATTTTGATATTTTTAAGAGAAAACTTCTGTCTTCAGACTTCCATCTTCTAACTTAATTATCACACTTTGATTTCTACGTCTACACCTGAAGGTAACTCTAATTTCATTAGAGCATCTACAGTTTTAGAAGAAGAAGAGTAGATATCCATCAATCTCTTGTGAGCAGAAAGTTGGAACTGTTCTCTTGCTTTCTTGTTTACGTGTGGTGATCTAAGAACTGTAAAGATTCTTTTGTGAGTTGGCAATGGAATAGGTCCGTTTACCACAGCACCAGTAGCTTTTACAGTTTTCACGATTTTCTCAGCAGACTTATCTACTAAATTGTAATCGTAAGACTTAAGTTTTATTCTGATTCTTTGTGACATTTTCTAATTTTTTAAAGATTAACCTCTTGCTTTAGCAATTACTTCTTCTGCAATATTTGTTGGAGCTGGTTCGTATCTCTCGAACTCCATAGAAGAAGTAGCTCTACCAGAAGATAAAGTTCTAAGCGAAGTAACATAACCAAACATTTCAGATAGTGGAACGAAAGCTTTGATAACCTTAGCGTTATTTCTATCATCCATACCGTTTACAGTACCTCTTCTTCTGTTAAGGTCTCCTACGATATCTCCCATATATTCTTCAGGTGTAACTACCTCAAGTTTCATAATAGGCTCCATAATTACAGCTTTAGCAGCTTTACCAGAAGCTTTGAAACCCATTTTAGCAGCTAATTCGAAAGATAATTGGTCAGAGTCTACTGCGTGGAAAGATCCATCTTTAAGGGTTACTTTCATAGATTCTACTTCAAAACCAGCTAATGGACCGTTTTTCATAGATTCTTTGAAACCTTTTTCAACTGAAGGGATAAATTCTCTAGGAATGTTACCACCTTTAATTTCGTTGATGAATTCTAAACCAGTTTTACCTTCGTCTGCAGGACCAATTTCGAATACGATATCTGCGAACTTACCTCTACCACCTGATTGTTTTTTGTAAACTTCTCTATGGTTAGCAACTTGTGTAAGTGCTTCTTTGTATTCTACTTGCGGTTGACCTTGGTTAACCTCTACTTTAAATTCTCTTCTCATACGGTCAACGATGATATCAAGGTGAAGTTCTCCCATCCCTGAAATAATCGTTTGACCTGAAGCTTCATCAGTTTTCACAGTAAATGTAGGATCTTCTTCTGCTAATTTAGCAAGAGCGTTACCCATTTTATCTTGGTCTGCTTTAGTTTTAGGTTCTACAGCGATACCAATTACTGGATCTGGGAAAATCATAGATTCAAGAACGATTGGCGCTTTTTCATCAGAAAGAGTATCTCCCGTTTTGATATCTTTGAAACCTACAGCTGCACCAATATCACCAGCTTCAATATATTCTACTGGGTTTTGCTTGTTAGCGTGCATTTGGTAGATTCTAGAAATTCTTTCTTTGTTTCCAGATCTTGTATTAAGAACGTAAGAACCTGCATCTAATCTACCTGAATAAGCTCTAAAGAATGCTAATCTACCTACGAATGGGTCAGTAGCAATTTTGAAAGCTAATGCAGCGAAAGGCTCTTTTACGTCTGGTTTTCTAATGATTTCAGCATCAGTTTTAGGGTCAGTTCCTTTGATATCATCCTTATCTAATGGAGAAGGAAGATATTTACAAACTGCATCTAACATGAACTGAACTCCTTTATTTTTGAATGAAGAACCACAAGTCATAGGAATGATAGATAAATCAATAGTTGCAGCTCTAAGTGCAGCATTGATTTCTTCTTCAGTAATAGAATCTGGATCTTCAAAGAATTTCTCCATTAGAGTTTCATCGTAATCAGCTACTGCTTCTACTAATTTTTCTCTATATTCCATTACCTCATCTTTCATATCTTCAGGAATTGGAACTACATCAAAAGTTGCTCCTTGTCCTGCTTCATCCCAGATGATAGCTCTGTTCTTAATTAAGTCTACTACACCTTTGAAATCTTCTTCAGCACCGATTGGCAAAACGATTGGAACCGCATTAGAACCTAACATTTCTTTAACTTGTTTTACAACGTTTAAGAAATCAGCTCCTTGTCTGTCCATTTTGTTTACGAATCCCATTCTCGCAACTTTGTAGTTATCAGCCAATCTCCAGTTGGTTTCTGACTGAGGCTCTACTCCGTCTACTGCTGAGAATAAGAACACAAGACCATCTAATACTCTAAGAGATCTGTTTACTTCTACTGTGAAGTCTACGTGTCCTGGGGTATCAATGATATTGAAGTGGTAAGGTTTAGTTTCAGGAAGTGTTTTCCCTTGATCTGTTGGGAAATTCCAGCTACATGTAGTAGCAGCAGAAGTAATGGTAATACCTCTTTCTGCTTCTTGTTCCATCCAGTCCATTGTAGCAGCACCTTCGTGTACTTCTCCAATTTTGTGAGTTTTACCTGTATAGAAAAGAATACGCTCTGTAGTGGTAGTTTTACCGGCATCAATGTGCGCAGCAATCCCAATATTTCTTGTGTATTTAAGATCTCTACTCATTTCTTAATTAAAATTTAAAGTGAGAGAAAGCTTTGTTAGCTTCTGCCATTTTGTGAGTATCAGTTTTCTTCTTGAAAGCAGCACCTTCTTCTCTAGAAGCAGCGATAACTTCTGCAGCTAATTTCTGAGCCATAGACTTATCATTTCTAGCAGTAGCATACTTAATTAACCATTTCATTGCCATAGAAATTTTTCTATCAGCTCTGATTGGCATAGGAATTTGGAAGTTTGCACCACCAATTCTTCTTGATCTTACTTCTACGTGAGGCATTACGTTAGTTAATGCATCTTTCCAGATTTCAAGAGAAGATTTTTCGTTATCTCCTTTTTTAGCTTCTACGATATCTAATGCATCATAGAAAATTTTGAATGCGATTGACTTTTTACCGTCAAACATCAAGTTATTTACAAATCTTGTTACCAATTGATCATTAAACTTTGGATCTGGTAACAACGGTCTCTTTTTTGCTTTTGTTTTTCTCATTGTTCTTGTTCCTTATTTAATGATTACTTTTTCTTACCTTTTGCAGGAGCAGCAGCCTGTCCTGGTTTTGGTCTCTTGGCACCGTACTTAGAACGTCTTTGCGTTCTTCCGTTTACTCCGGCAGTGTCTAAAGCACCACGAACAATGTGATATCTAACTCCCGGTAAATCTTTTACTCTTCCGCCACGTACTAATACTATCGAGTGCTCTTGGAGGTTGTGTCCTTCTCCCGGGATGTAGGCGTTAACTTC
Proteins encoded:
- a CDS encoding alpha/beta hydrolase; amino-acid sequence: MKNLVLLLFSLFTFGQTPKVSSGKIIEYKNFKSEIIGERTVRIWLPENYNPKVKHQVLYANDGQMLWDENITWNKQEWKLDENLGRLIREKKIKPTIVVAIDNADKNRHSEYFPQKPFESLSQKKQDSLYNLFRNKDQSLFGGKIYSDEYLKFLVKELKSFVDKNYSTYTDAPHTFMMGSSMGGLISMYAICEYPEVFGGAICISTHWPGIFASENNPIPLAFRNYLKANLPNPKTHKIYFDFGTETLDKMYEPYQIKVDEIMKAKKYGKKNWQTLKFEGEDHSEKSWTKRLSIPLAFMLK
- the fusA gene encoding elongation factor G; the protein is MSRDLKYTRNIGIAAHIDAGKTTTTERILFYTGKTHKIGEVHEGAATMDWMEQEAERGITITSAATTCSWNFPTDQGKTLPETKPYHFNIIDTPGHVDFTVEVNRSLRVLDGLVFLFSAVDGVEPQSETNWRLADNYKVARMGFVNKMDRQGADFLNVVKQVKEMLGSNAVPIVLPIGAEEDFKGVVDLIKNRAIIWDEAGQGATFDVVPIPEDMKDEVMEYREKLVEAVADYDETLMEKFFEDPDSITEEEINAALRAATIDLSIIPMTCGSSFKNKGVQFMLDAVCKYLPSPLDKDDIKGTDPKTDAEIIRKPDVKEPFAALAFKIATDPFVGRLAFFRAYSGRLDAGSYVLNTRSGNKERISRIYQMHANKQNPVEYIEAGDIGAAVGFKDIKTGDTLSDEKAPIVLESMIFPDPVIGIAVEPKTKADQDKMGNALAKLAEEDPTFTVKTDEASGQTIISGMGELHLDIIVDRMRREFKVEVNQGQPQVEYKEALTQVANHREVYKKQSGGRGKFADIVFEIGPADEGKTGLEFINEIKGGNIPREFIPSVEKGFKESMKNGPLAGFEVESMKVTLKDGSFHAVDSDQLSFELAAKMGFKASGKAAKAVIMEPIMKLEVVTPEEYMGDIVGDLNRRRGTVNGMDDRNNAKVIKAFVPLSEMFGYVTSLRTLSSGRATSSMEFERYEPAPTNIAEEVIAKARG
- a CDS encoding DUF1294 domain-containing protein yields the protein MILNYILIISTFSFLLFGFDKRNATRGGYRISEFVLLLLSFLGGSVGSLLGMLIFRHKISKTSFKIKFGLIFLVQILIIFYYLKSNY
- a CDS encoding acetate/propionate family kinase; protein product: MNILVINAGSSSLKYQIINILSQQVLAKGLAERIGIEGGRIKHQYAKDEGFGEYILEENLPEHATAFEAITGLLTHPDFGVIENPESIKAIGHRVVHGGEKFTKTQIITPEVKEAIKTLIPLAPLHNPANLIGIEASEKFFPNAVQVAVFDTAFFATLPEHAYRYAIPKKFYTDNSIRVYGFHGTSHKFVYNEAKKILKNDHLKAITIHLGNGASMAAVNENGESIDTTLGFGPLCGLAMGTRSGDIDPSVIFYMVEELGFSLQEVKNILNKESGMLGLGGSSDARDINEKCEQGDADAKLTLELYTYRIKKYIGSYFASLNGIDTIIFTAGLGENDAVVRSWSCKNLEALGIKLDEEANVKFNHTKVPVEIQAPESKVKILIIPTNEELEIAQQTYELIQ
- the rpsG gene encoding 30S ribosomal protein S7, whose protein sequence is MRKTKAKKRPLLPDPKFNDQLVTRFVNNLMFDGKKSIAFKIFYDALDIVEAKKGDNEKSSLEIWKDALTNVMPHVEVRSRRIGGANFQIPMPIRADRKISMAMKWLIKYATARNDKSMAQKLAAEVIAASREEGAAFKKKTDTHKMAEANKAFSHFKF
- the rpsL gene encoding 30S ribosomal protein S12, with protein sequence MPTIQQLVRKGRATLAKKSKSAALDSCPQRRGVCTRVYTTTPKKPNSALRKVARVRLSNGKEVNAYIPGEGHNLQEHSIVLVRGGRVKDLPGVRYHIVRGALDTAGVNGRTQRRSKYGAKRPKPGQAAAPAKGKKK
- the rpsJ gene encoding 30S ribosomal protein S10, which produces MSQRIRIKLKSYDYNLVDKSAEKIVKTVKATGAVVNGPIPLPTHKRIFTVLRSPHVNKKAREQFQLSAHKRLMDIYSSSSKTVDALMKLELPSGVDVEIKV